A single window of Leptolyngbya ohadii IS1 DNA harbors:
- a CDS encoding rhomboid family intramembrane serine protease, with protein MSKSEVRGLVNEVKAQVIILGTIVALMWGLEFLDAFLGGALNQFGILPRTIVGLRGIFFAPFLHGNFPHLIANTAPFLVLGWLVMLRRTSDFFVVSAIVMLIGGLGTWLFGSMAFHIGASGVIFGYLGFLLSRGYFERRFGSILFSIVVGLMYGGLIWGVLPGQPGISWEGHLFGFIGGIVAAKLLAEPRTSRKSYRDY; from the coding sequence ATGAGCAAATCAGAAGTTCGCGGACTCGTTAACGAAGTGAAAGCCCAGGTGATCATTCTGGGGACGATCGTGGCGCTCATGTGGGGCTTAGAGTTCCTGGATGCGTTTCTGGGCGGGGCGCTGAATCAGTTTGGGATTTTGCCTCGGACGATCGTAGGACTGCGGGGCATTTTCTTTGCGCCCTTTCTGCATGGCAACTTTCCCCACCTGATTGCAAATACGGCTCCGTTTCTGGTGTTGGGTTGGCTAGTCATGCTGCGACGCACCAGCGACTTCTTTGTCGTGAGCGCGATCGTCATGCTGATCGGCGGACTGGGAACCTGGCTGTTTGGTTCAATGGCGTTTCACATTGGCGCAAGCGGCGTGATTTTCGGGTATCTAGGATTTTTGCTGTCGCGGGGCTATTTTGAGCGGCGATTCGGGTCGATTCTGTTTTCGATCGTCGTTGGACTAATGTATGGCGGCTTAATCTGGGGCGTGTTGCCTGGTCAGCCAGGAATTTCCTGGGAAGGGCATTTGTTTGGCTTTATTGGCGGCATTGTGGCGGCGAAGCTGCTGGCGGAACCGAGGACGAGTCGCAAATCCTACCGGGATTATTGA